CTTGTAACCATCCGACCTTTTCCTGCTACTATGAACTCCTCTACGTCTTTGATCTCCGACCCAGGACCACTCCAACCCGAAACAATACCACTCGAATTTGAGTGCCGGCAACAAGCACTGGAACAACTCAAAAACCGTGCTGACAGCGGCCGGAACATCCACCTCTACGGAGAAAGAGGTACTGGAAAAACCCACCTCACACTATCCACTCTCCAATCAATGGATGACGTGCAAACCTGCTACGTCGACTGCCGACACTGCCAAACACAGTACCAAATACTTCAACAAATCCTCCGAAAATTGACCGGAGAACCCGTCAAAGACGGATTACACACTTCCACGCTTCAACGCCGAATCGAAGACCGGACTACCGCAGTACAGACAATAATCGTCTTAGATGAAATCGATTTCCTACTACAAGAAGACGAAGACAGCACTCTCTACCACCTCTCACGCACATCCAACCCAATCCACCTCGTCACTATTTCACCCAACAAAACCGAATTACAAGACCACTTAGAAGAAAGAACATACAGTTCTCTCCAACCCCAAACCATCCAACTACAACCATATACCGAAGACCAAACCTACCAAATCCTGCTACAAAGAGCACAGAAAGCCCTAAAACCACAGACACTGCAAAAACAAGCCCTCGGAAAAATCACCTCACAAGCCGACGATCTCAAGTCTGGTCTGCATTGGCTGAAAGCAGCTGCCGAAACAGCAGAAAACGCAGTAACCGTCTCCACCGTTGAACAAACCCGAGAGAAGGCTTTCAAGCAGCACGCACAGCAACTGCTACAACCATTCACCCAGCACCACCACCTAACCCATCAAGCCATCAAAGAACTCCACAGTGAACTTGGAACAGTGACTGCTGGAGATGTCTACCAAAAATACCGTGAACTCACGGACAAACACGAAATAGACTCACTGACTGACCGGAGGATCAGCGACTATCTCAAGCACTTAGAGCTGCTTGATTTGATCGAGGCAGAATATCACTACGGTGGACGAAAAGGTAAAACCAGGGAGATCACCGTCAAGAGATCCGTATCTAATCCATAATAGCAATTAATATACTGTTATCCTAACCCGTGTGTGGTGCTCGGGCCAATCTCCTCACCAAACGATACGAGATCTTCTGATGGCAGCCAAGTAACAAAATATTCTTTCAATTATTGTGATGACTCGTAGTAACTGGGACTGCATCGTAGATGTTTGGGATTGGAACGAGTATCTGCGAAACCGATGAAATGTTAATCCGATGAATAGCGTGGATTGAGTTCGGCCTCGATTGCTTCCTCTATTAGTCGCCTTCGTTCACGGCTCCCTGTCACCTCAACGTACTTGATCGCTGTTCTATCCCAAATATTTCCTTCCCGACCTCCTTCTATATTGATTTCATCATCATCTTCGACCAACGCCAACAGATTACTCCCGCTCCTTGTACGAAAGTGATCGCTGATGCGTCGAATTAGAGCCTGCGTCTCCCCAACGTACAACAATTCACCCGTCCTCCGATCATAGATACCATACACGACACTTCGTTTTGATGCACTCGGTTCCTGAAGTTTGAATTCTCTGATAAGTCGTTTATCCTCTGCATTCAAAGACTTCGCTATTTCTCCTGAAACCAAGTCATCGAGACCCATAGAGTTATTAAACGAGTGGTAGGACCGTAAATCTTCAGCAGAGTTTGGCTCTACTCGTAGTCTGTTACAAATCACTGGTAAAAGATGAAATCAAATTGAAAACCACTGTGACAAAAATTAGATAATATAGAAATCATTCCTTCCTCCTACTTCCGAATTAAGAAAATTCGACCATCAATTCCCTAGGCTTCTTTCACGTCACCATCAAGGTATTGATGGTACTCAAAGTAGTTTTGTTCATCTATATCCTCGGCCATTTCCCTAATACCTCCTTCCAAATATTGCTCCATAATATCCTTCAAATCCTCTGCAGAAGCATCCTCGTGCCGACGTTCAATCATCGTTCGGAGAACCTTGTCTTGGTCTAAGGATTCCATCTTTATTGGCTTATTTGTGCTCTTCGGTTCCTCACGTCGTTCTTCTTTGAAACCAACCGCAATCGCCAGATTCGCTATTTGGGTGTTTTCCACCGGATTACCGTCGTTGTTCTCCAGTGTTTCATTAATCGAGGTCGCTACCTTGTCGAATTTCTCGGTCGTGACGTGAACGGTTTGAGCACCGGATATTTTGTCGAATTCCATTATTTCACCTTATTAAGCTCTGAGTCCTTTCCATCAGGCTTGATTTCGTAGTGAGCACCAATCTCCTGTTGAACGGATTCACCAAGATCACGAAGTTCGGAATCCGTTACGAGCAGTAGGAGCGGCTCATCCAGCGACGCAAAGAACTCACCTTGCGCCTCACTGTTAGTCAAGTCGAGACGGCCAGCAACGGTATCGAACACAATCGTCGAGGAATAACGGGCGTACTTATTGAGGCCGAAAATAAAGCTGAGAGCGGTTAATTGCGATTCGCCTGCTGACGGTTGGTGATTGACCATATCCTTTGTCTCGCCGTCGACCTCGATAAGCTGGAGAACATAGGAATCGTCCTCATCTGGACTCCCACGGAAATCAAGTCCCTTGTAGCGCTCGCTCATAAACTCAGACTGCGCTACCTGATTGAACACCTCATTCATTTCATCCCGGATCTTTTTCCGCTTCTCCCGGACGTGCTCCTCACGTATCTTTTTCAATTTCTCAATAGCAGTCTTAGCCGCCTCAATCTTATCGGCAACTTCTTCCAGATCCTTGTTCGAGGAGCGCTCTTCCCGCTTATTCTCTAACTTCTTGATCTCCTGATTCTTTTTCTGAATCTTCTCTTCTCGATCCTCGATATCCTCTCGAAGATCCCTAATGTCGTTTTCGAGCTGCTTGATATTCTGTTCTAACGTGTCTCTCTCACTTTCATCAGGAACGCCTCCTAATTCATCTAACAGCTCATCACGGCGCTCCTGCTTCTCATCAATCTCGTCCGTAATCTCTTCAAGCCGGACTTGTTTGTCACCAGGAGCATCTTCGGGTGCTTCGACGGAGTCAAGCCTATCCCGCATCTCACGCAGTTCAACTATTCTCTCCGTAATTTGCTCCTTCAGATCCTCATCGTGGTTCTCGTGATCGTGCTGTTTCAGATATTCAATATCTTCGTTCCCGCAAATCGGGCACTCACCGTCTCTGGCTTCTTCAGTTAGTTCGTAGATAATCTGGTTACGCTCAATCTCCGATAGTTGCTCGTCATATTCCTCAATCTGATTCTCAAGTTCCTGTTTTAAATCGACGACATCGTCAAACAGAATAGCGTAAGCAGTCCACGACCCGACCACCACTATCTCTCCGTCTTGATGACCCCTCCGGGTAGCGATCAGTCCTGAACGAGGGTCTATTGCCTGTTTCGATATTATGGTCTTGTAAAAAAGTGGTAAAGAATACAGTGGCTGCTGAGATTCTTTCTGTCCGATCCTGATGTCATAGTGAGAGAAACTCGTCGAATAGCTCGGTGTCACTAGCTTCTTCTAATTTGCGGAGAAGTTCCCGGCGTTCCTGCTCCAATTTTTGTTTGTCGTGCCAGTGCTGCTGTTTCTCTTCTCGCAACTGGCGGTAGAACGAACTAATCTGGTTTTTCAATTCTTGTCGTTCTCCGGTTTTTCCAGTTCTCTGTTTGTAAAGCGATTCGAGCCTGTCTGTGTACCAACTAAGTTTGGATTCGAGTTCGTCGACGATCTCCCTGTGAATCTCATCACGCTCTTCGAGCTGTTGTTCGATGCGTTCGAGTTCTTTTTCAAGACGTTGTTGCTGCCGCTGACCGGTCTCCTCCAATAATTCGTTGATGTCGAATTCGGGGTTATCGAGGTAGTCCACAGAAAACAAAAAATGGGGTGAAGGAGGTATTGGTGGTTAGTCTTCGCCGTGTTGCAGAAGCCCCCGGTATTCCCTTGCCCTCTCTCGATACAACTTAGGCAAATCCTTGATCTCTTCCTCGCTCCAAGAATTGACTTCTTTCAACAGCTCTTCTGCCTCAGCTAGTCGACGTGATAGTACCTGTGACATACTTACACAAACTTTAGAAGATGTTGAATTGTTTTGTCTCAGTCCTTGTATCGGTTGAAATCGGGTTTAACAGGGAATTAGTCTTGCTGTAGCAGAATAAACAGATAATTTGTAATGGTGGAAGGCTTCCACCGCGTCAACTTAGAGAAGGTTAACGCCTTCAAAGTCGACAACCGATACCTGTTCAAGCACTACTTCGAGGGAGACGAGGTCTTCGCCCGTCTAAGAAAACACTACAACCACAACCAGTACCGGTTCGAAGTCCCGGTTGAAGATTTTGAAGAAACCAAGTCATTCCTCGCAGAACAGGGTTATGGACTCGTCGCTGTTCAGGCGGCGGAAGAGTTCGTGGTGGTGGTACGGAAGTATACTGAGCATCCGGGTAACATCTTCAAGCAATCAGTTACCCAACGAAGTATACCGAAGTACAACTGCTTCCTGATGACCACCCAAACCGCAGTCAAAGAAGCAGCCGCCCAAACCAGCACCGCCAAACCACTCAACAAAACCAAGATCGACAACCCATTCTAACCCCCAGAGCGCCACAAAAACAGTCAATAATACCCACCTCTTGACTTCTGAATCACTCAATACGGAAGACCTATCCACCACACGAGGTTGTGCAAGAGTGAGTGTGGATCAGTAGTTATCCAGGGTAAGCCATCTGTAGATCTATCTGAAAGGATATTTACTCAGTTTCCGCAGCAATATCGAGCGCACGCTCGTGAACTTCGGTCAGGACTGGTGCTAATTCGACGAACTCCTCGAAGGCCTGTGCCAGCGTCTCGTAGAATCCTTCGGGACCACGTTTCGGGTCGAAGGAGTACCATTTCTGGGCCTGTGTCTTGTTGCCTCTGCCGTGTTCGATATCGTGTCGCTCACGAATCGTGGCCAGATCGTCATAGAACTCTTCGTTCGTTAAGTCCTTGAACGCGTTCCTATAGGCGTCGGGTACGCCGTTGGGCGAAGTGTAGACTCGGAACCTGAGCTCACCCTCAGCCCACGTCTCTCGTTTACGCACGAACTGCTGAAATTCAAGTCGATACCGGGCGTCGTCAACAGCCTTGACTGGCTTTCCGTCGGCGTCACATCGCCAACCGTGCTTGAACAGCAGGCCGTACTTCGAAGGATCACAGTACCACTCGTCGGTCAGGCTCTCGGGAGCATACCGCTCACGAAACCGAGTCGCCCAGCGGTCCCGTTCTCGCTTCCGGACCGCCTCGAAGGCCTTTCGTGCGGTCCTGATCTCGTCGTAGTGTTCGATGTACAGTGCCATCTGCTCGCGCTGGCGTTCGGTGTACTCCTGGTCTTCCATACTAACCTCCTCGCTGATCGCATCACGGAAATCCCGCAACTGCGCTGCTCCCCGTTCGGTCGCGCCGCCTCGTGTCGACAGCAATACGTCGTCGAACACGTCGACAACCGTATGCCAAGACACGTCATAAAACCTATCAGCTACAGAATCAGAACGGGTAGCCTTAGAGATGTAAACGTGGTACTCATCGCTTGGTGGGACTGATACGTTATCCGGCAAGAAATTATCTTGAACATACTGAGTGGTCTGGTTTCTCCCCTCGCTGGCGTTGACTTTCAGTTCGAAACACACGGACCACTCTTCAGGGCAGTAGGCAAGCAGGTCCGGACGGTTGCCACCAGTGCTCTGGACTTCTGACTCCACGACGATTTCGTCGCCAGACTGGTGGTCGAATTCGGCACTCCCGTCGTGGTCGGCAACCACTGCGAGTATACCGTCTAGAATTGCCGTCTTGAAGCCGTGTGGTTCTGACGGGTCGAGGAAGTACCTGAGCAGACGGTTCCAGTAGGCCTCTGTTTGCTGCTGGTTCAGCACCGCTAGCGTCGGCCGCGGTGGCTCCTCAATTTCGGGAACTGACCGGACTGCGGTCGCGAACGTCTCCAGTGTCGTCTGTAGGTGCTTGACTGATTGGTCCACCTTGCTAGTTATATACACTCACAGTCACTTATATTTCTAGACCAGTGGAATGCGTGCTCTCGCCAGCTGCTTCCCCCCGTTCCTGATGGGGTACCGATACTATCTCGAAAAATCGGCTCCATAAATCCAGACGGATATTCACCAAACAGGATTCAATCCTAAATCGAGCCAAGCCGAATATCAGCATTTTAGGCTTTTACTCCCACCATTTCAGTTCTTTACTAAGCTCCGATTGACATCTTCCACATCGATAGCGATGCTTTGCATACGGTCGTCCAGTTTCTTCGTCAATCAGAAAGTCCGCAATAAGTATAAGTTCAAGATTATTTTCCTCACCACATTTCAGACAGGTAGTCACGGAAGAGTGATCGTTGAGTCAGAAGTTATTTTTTATCCTCATATTTAAGAGTAATACGGTACTAGAATAGGTCAACCGACAGAACATATTAGTTACTTGATCACTAATATGTAGTATGG
This is a stretch of genomic DNA from Halobellus sp. MBLA0158. It encodes these proteins:
- a CDS encoding GIY-YIG nuclease family protein, whose protein sequence is MGLDDLVSGEIAKSLNAEDKRLIREFKLQEPSASKRSVVYGIYDRRTGELLYVGETQALIRRISDHFRTRSGSNLLALVEDDDEINIEGGREGNIWDRTAIKYVEVTGSRERRRLIEEAIEAELNPRYSSD
- a CDS encoding Cdc6/Cdc18 family protein, producing the protein MNSSTSLISDPGPLQPETIPLEFECRQQALEQLKNRADSGRNIHLYGERGTGKTHLTLSTLQSMDDVQTCYVDCRHCQTQYQILQQILRKLTGEPVKDGLHTSTLQRRIEDRTTAVQTIIVLDEIDFLLQEDEDSTLYHLSRTSNPIHLVTISPNKTELQDHLEERTYSSLQPQTIQLQPYTEDQTYQILLQRAQKALKPQTLQKQALGKITSQADDLKSGLHWLKAAAETAENAVTVSTVEQTREKAFKQHAQQLLQPFTQHHHLTHQAIKELHSELGTVTAGDVYQKYRELTDKHEIDSLTDRRISDYLKHLELLDLIEAEYHYGGRKGKTREITVKRSVSNP
- a CDS encoding PD-(D/E)XK nuclease family protein, with the protein product MDQSVKHLQTTLETFATAVRSVPEIEEPPRPTLAVLNQQQTEAYWNRLLRYFLDPSEPHGFKTAILDGILAVVADHDGSAEFDHQSGDEIVVESEVQSTGGNRPDLLAYCPEEWSVCFELKVNASEGRNQTTQYVQDNFLPDNVSVPPSDEYHVYISKATRSDSVADRFYDVSWHTVVDVFDDVLLSTRGGATERGAAQLRDFRDAISEEVSMEDQEYTERQREQMALYIEHYDEIRTARKAFEAVRKRERDRWATRFRERYAPESLTDEWYCDPSKYGLLFKHGWRCDADGKPVKAVDDARYRLEFQQFVRKRETWAEGELRFRVYTSPNGVPDAYRNAFKDLTNEEFYDDLATIRERHDIEHGRGNKTQAQKWYSFDPKRGPEGFYETLAQAFEEFVELAPVLTEVHERALDIAAETE